Genomic window (Arachis hypogaea cultivar Tifrunner chromosome 13, arahy.Tifrunner.gnm2.J5K5, whole genome shotgun sequence):
GACATGTTCGAATTTCTCAATGCTGATTTTTCTAGAGAAGAAGTCTATCAAGCTCTCCAACAAATGCACCCTACAAAAGCTCCTGGCCCAGACGGAATGCTCGCAATCTTTTACCAAAAGATGTGGAAGAAGGTGGGGGAGGAAGTAACCGATGCTGTCCTAAAAATTCTGAATGAAGAAGGAGACCCAACACCGATAAACCAAACCTACATTTGCATGATTCCAAAAGTAGCGAAGCCCAGGCACACAAGAGATTTCCGGCCTATATCCCTATGCAATGTCATCCTCAAGCTTGTGACCAAGACGATGGCTAATAGATTAAAAGCAATCCTCCCCCAAATTGTCGGGGAAAACCAAAGTGCTTTCGTCCCCGGGAGACTCATAACTGACAATGGCTTGATTGCCTTTGAAATTTTTCAttacatgaaaaagaaaacagtgGGAAAGAGAGGTTATGTGGGGTTAAAGCTCGACATGGAGAAAGCATATGACCGGGTGGAGTGGAATTTCCTTAGAGAAGTCCTCATTTCTATGGGATTCCCAAGTAGATGGACGAATACGATTTGGAATTGCATCAGTTCAACATCCTTCTCCATCCTCCTCAACGGTATTCCCACTAAATCTTTCACTCCGACTAGAGGCTTGAGGCAAGGGGATCCACTATCCCCGTACCTTTTCATTCTTTGCGCTGAAGTACTTTCCGGATTACTTAGTACAGCTCAGAACAGAAGTTTGATACATGGGATCAGAATTTCGAGGAATGGGCTAGAGATTAATCACTTATTCTTCGCGGATGACAGCATACTATTTACTAGAGCCTCGGACCAGGACATCCAGGAAACAAAAGATGCTTTGACTACATACCAACAAGCTTCAGGGCAACGCATAAACTTGGCAAAATCCGAGTTTTCTTTTAGCCAAAACGTACCAACAACCAGACAAAGGCTTATCCAAGAACGGATGGGAATAAAGGCTGTGGAAAGACACTCGAAGTACTTGGGGCTTCCAACATTTGTGGGGAGATCCAAAAAACAAGTGTTTGAGTTTGTCCAAGAAAGGGTGTGGAAAAAGCTAAAAGGGTGGAAGGAGAGATTCTTGTCCAAGGCAGGAAAGGAGGTGCTAATAAAAGCTGTAGTCCAATCTATTCCTACCTACATCATGGGGTGCTTTAGGCTACCAAATAGCCTATGCCATCATATAGAGTCAATGATAAACAGATTTTATTGGGGTGCTAAAAATGGAGAGAGAAAAATTCATTGGGTGAAATGGGACAAACTCTGTCAACCAAAACAGAATGGGGGACTGGGTTTCAGGGACATAGAAGCATTTAACTCAGCCCTCCTGGCAAAGCAAGGTTGGAGACTTATGAAGAGCCCAGAATCACTAGCAGCCAGGACAATCGGCAGCAGGTACTTCAATAGGAGGAATTTTCTGAATGCAGGAGTTGGGTTCTCCCCCAGTTTTACATGGCGAAGCATCTGGCAAGCAAAGGGTGTTGTGGAGATAGGAGGCTGTTGGAGAACTGGAGACGGAAAAATGATCAAGATTTGGAAGGATCCCTGGCTCCCCAAACAGAACGGTTCCAGAATATGGTCTCCCCCAAAAATTTTAGACCCTAACGCTACTGTAGAGACACTgataagggaagaagaaaaggccTGGAATACAGATCTTATTAACCAGATCTTTGCCCCATTTGAAGCCAGACAAATTCAAGAAATTCCAATCCCAAGATCAAAGCAGACAGATACTTTTATATGGAAAAAGTCAAGAGACGGAATGTTCAGAGTCAAATTAGCCTACCACCAAATTAAAGCTCAAAACAGACACCAATCTAGCAACAACTATGAAGAACAGAGAGAGGACAATACCTGGAAGGAGTTATGGAAGACCAAGGCACATCCAAGGACACTCAACTTTATCTGGAGGCTGCTACATAAGTCCCTGCCAACTAAGAAGAATCTGAGCAGAAAGGGGGCTAGGTGCATACCCACTTGCATGCGCTGTTGGGAAAGTGAGGAAACCGAAGAGCATCTGATCAGGCAATGCGACTTTGCGAGAAGATTCTGGTTTGCCTCACCCCTAAATCTGAGAACTGAGCAAGAAGAGGGTTTAACACTAAGAAAATGGTTTCTTGATATTCTAGGAAAACTCCAACTGAAAGAGAAGGGATTTTTCTGTACCTTAATTCACCAATTATGGAAAGCCAGGAACCAACTCGTGTTTGAAAACAAAGAGCGGCCAATTATAGAGGAAATTGAAACTGCAACCAGAGTGTTCAAAGAGCACTGGAAGgcacagaagaaagaagaagaattccGCACTGCTCAGGTAGATAATCGACCTCATCAACAAATTTGGGAAGCACCTCCTAATTCGATGGTGAAGATTAATGTGGATGCTGCAAAAGACAGGGACAATAAAGGAGGGGTAGGTGTGGTTGCTAGAAATTGTTGGGGCCAAATAATGGCAGCGGCAACCTGGTCTTTACCTTTTCCTTTGGAAGCCCACGAAGCAGAGGCATATGCAGTTCAATGGGGGATAAATTTTGCTTCAGAGTGTTGTTTCACGGAGATTATTGTTGAAAGTGACAATTTAGAGGTTGTGAAAGCGTTAAAACATGGAAGAATCTCAGACTCTTATTTTGGATCATTCATTGCTGATGCCTTGGATTTATGCAAGAAATTTAGATTAGTTTCCTTTAGTCATGTGAAAAGAAATGGAAATAAAGTAGCCCATGAGTTAGCCCAATTGGCAATTACCACTCCAAATTATGTATGGATGGAGGAGGCCCCAGGTCATGTAACAAATTTGGCCATGTGCGACATACTGGCTCCAATTGAATGAACATTTCCATTTccagtaaaaaaaaaactaattttaatataagtCTAACATAATTGTAAATAAAAGGTTAATTGAATGTGAGGTAGTGACTACACAGCACGCAACGACAAACTTGAGTGCAAAACAGCTAATGAGCGAGCGAGATTAGAGATACGAGTGAGTGCAACAACAACACCAGTCATGAAAGAGGTGAGAGAGCTTGAGTTTGAGAGAGAGAGTAAaaaaaaagagactcaagagaaGAGGGACATCGAGAGTAAATTAGAGCATTAGAGGAAAGTTGTGACATgcggtttttgaattttttttatattttgtttaaatttgAACAAtgactaagagaagggggttaaaTCTAAACTACTTTTTTTGcagagatatttttatttttgtctcataacaagttaagatatattttttattttgtttcctgAGAACTAGAAtcagaaaagaagcagagaagaagaaTTGATACCAGATATATTCTGGTTCAACTACTAGGCGCAATGTAGCTTACATTCAGTCTCCATCATAACAGtgatagaatttcactatctttttcaagattacaaacaccaatgctttcctaggatctacccaatcttATTTGGGACAAATTTATATTCTAACCTCAATATGAATTTGACTTGGACTCAAACTAAGCTTTCAACAACAaaatgctaacccaacttgtaagggaatCTCCACAGATCATGACACACAAcagaaagatgtacaaagaaactttgagacatctatggctttttctctaATATTGCTTACTGTCTTTTAcctctcactggctttttcttacaaatctcACCATGTTTgtcttttaccatgagactcatacaacaatactaagaaaaagaaactaaatgaacttcattgaaggagaagaactcaggaAGCTttagggtagctatgagaactctgtgctttttcactttttctccttaATCTCAACCTTTGGtcgttcacccttaatatataaggggaagcttccaaggttgaaaccggttcaaccaaCCCAACAACTTATTCTCCAACCTTAGAGTAGCAGCGATTCGaatagagaggagagagagggaaaCCAAACCTGCTTGCATGTACCTCTCTCATCCTTTTTCATGCATCTTCTTCAATCTTGGTCATTGATCTTGACTTTGGCCCCAAAAATTAATTCTCAGCGTTGATGAACATCTGACCCAGGACAACTTCATGATTttcatttttgcttcttccttcttGATACTCAGAGGctatcttcttctttgtggcactAAAACGGAAATAAGCTTTTTACAAAGATAGATTTGCTTCCTGACCGAGGccgatctttttcttttttggaaacaaatctttaaactttttttcaaatctttcctTCTGTGATAAAGATCTTTCTTAACCTTTTTTCATAGACTTTTCTTCTGAGACTTCatttttcttctatcttcttcttgagtgatAGATGTGACCGAAagcaagagagaagagaaagaagaaagagaaaagaaaagctcTCGGTGAAAGCTTTCAatacaaattaaattgaattgaattgggaGTTTCTGTTACCAAGGAGTGTAGTGACGTGTGAAGTTTTTAATgtaattaaatcaaattgaattttaTCTTTCAGTTATCAAGACATGCAGTCACTTCTTAGACTTTTGGTTACTTGAGAAAGTTTCTTGTGATCACCGAATGGTTTATGAACGTTTTGGGCCACTTTGAGTTTCTTTGCCTTTTAATTGTTTAGCCACTTGAAGTGAATAATTATTATTGGGCTAAACTTGTTTAGTAATCAAACTGAACTTTCATCACTTGGGTCAagaaacaattttatttttcttcctgCACACTAATGAAAATATCAAACAAACTATTGGAAGCATTTTgaacatttaataatattttaataatttcttaatttatattttaataatattttatcatcatttcagtttttcaaactcaacaatctctctCTTGATGGCAAACATTATTAAACTGAGCTGAAAGAGTTAGGGTAAAAAAATTTCCTTTGAAGATGTGCCGAAATCTCCCATTTTTTTGTTCAATGTGCTCCCTTTTAATGTGTGCCTAATTTACAAAAATATTCACAGAAACGACACCCTGTATGCAAGCTCTAAAGAATTTCTaatataaagattttaaaaaaaatagaacctTTAGGATAGTGCCagattttcatcaagaaaaatttAGCAAACACCTTAATAAAATTCTACAATCCAGACAGTACATATACACTTAAGTAAATAAGTTTATCAATAAAAATCAAGGTTCAAGTTGAAATTAATCCTCTAACATAAAAATGTTCAAAATAGTGAGCCAAATTAGAGTACAAAATAGAACACAAATATGAATCAGAGTGCTCAAAGTATATCAAAACAAGGCAGTTAAATTGCTGAAACAAAACAGTTTTAATTTagtccttttttttctcttttttttttttatttttctcctctttttGTCATCAAGAAGGAATCTACAAGCACAAAAGATTAAATAATACAATCCATAATGATTCATGCATAAAACAGACAGTATCAAATTTAAGTTTAGTATAGTCATCCAAGTCAAATGAAAAATAGTTTAGTTAAGTCAAAAAGAGCAAACTAAAGAAGTATTCAGCAGCGCAACAAGAAACAAACTTAGGCATAAAAAGATTCAGTATCAGATTCTAtaatatcttttttctttctcgAAATGAGCTATGTCCTCATCAAAAGAGTCCAAATACTTAAGAAGCAAATTTACCTTTTCATAAAATTTTACCAAAGTCTTTTCATTTTTCAATGTACCTTCCTAACGTCTTTGTAGGATTTCACCACCAGTTTGGATATGgttgaaaactctaaaaaaatatttttggtaaatAGTTGAGAGAGGataataaaagttattttttGTTATAGAAGTGAAAGGTTTTAGTATATACATGTGTGTGCGCGCATGTGAATCTGTGTATTAGTGATTTGTATAGACTATAGAGTGAAAAATGTATATAATAGTAAATTATTCATCTTTAGTGTATTTTGTAATGTTTATTGTCAAAAATATAACTTGAGTAGACTTTTTAGTAGCTAAATTTATTGCATATTTATAAATAGAAATTAGGAATCCTACCTGACATAGTTAGTTAGAGAGTATGATTAGGTGAATAAGTTAGTGACTCTGAATTATTACATATAGCTTCTATATAAACATCTTGTAAAACTAATGCACTCACTAGTTGAGTATTTTTCAATTTTCGTATACTCctatttctctcattctctctcaacACATTCTCTCTCATCTTGTTTCATCATAGATGAAGCTTGAtgctttctctctaatttttacaccctttatttttggatttgtAATAGAACTTGATGAGAGAATGATCTTCTCTCTAGTGTGTTTTTATAATTATCAAAATTCaagagatctaattaaaaaaataaaaattagtgcaaagatttaattaaaaaatataaaaatttaattaaaaatttaataaaattataggatCGAAttagtagaataattaaactttttaaatttatttattataaaatgtaatttgacaaaaattactcattttaaaatctaaaaactACACATCCAACTAACCATTAAATGATGTGATTGTTATAACTTATAAGACATCTTATTACTTACTGTGTTAATCATATGTTCTAAAATAAACTTTGGTCAAacaaaaattatctttaattcatGACGTCATATGTCTATATATTCAATCAATTTTAACTTTTATATTGCCAAGCTTGATTGTAGGCAATAAGAATATGATGCTAATTAATATTGCCAAAATCTCATTGTTTTGATCACCCTTTACATTTTTGTCTAAGCGCTAACTACCGCCTCATGTGCTCTATGCAAGTCATTTGGCTTCTTCATATAacatttgatttttctttatttatttatttttggcagGCTTTGAGAGTTGAGAGCTCCTTATATATACCTTAGTAATACATTGCTATTATCACAAATCCACAACAATAACAAACTCAATTAGaataattaatcatatataaCCATGGCCATTATTACCCACATTAATTCATGGATTCAAATAATGACCATTGCATTCCTTATGCTAATCCACAATGTGAATTCAGCATCATTcacattcccaaacttttggtcACCCACAAAGGACATTGTCTTCGAGGGTGATGCCGATTACTCAAACGGCGGTTTAACTCTCACAAAGATTGTAAACAGTGCTCCCATTGGCAACAGTGCCGGCCGAGCCTCCTATTCTTCCCCCGTGCGCCTCTGGGACGCCAACACCGGCAACCTCGCCGCTTTCACCACCACCTTCTCCTTCACCGTGGAACCATTCCTCTATAAACCCTTCGGTGATGGCATCGCCTTCTTCATTGCGCCCTTCGTATCAGAGCTGCCCAAAAATTCAAGTGGCGGATACCTAGGGCTCTTTAACGCCGACACTGCTTTGAATTCCTACAAAAATCAAATAGTTGGTGTTGAGTTTGATTCGTTTAGCAATGCATGGGACCCTAACACTGCTCATATTGGGATTGATGTGAATTCCATTGCTTCAGTAACAACAACGCCATGGCAACCGGGGAATGTTGCATCTGCCACAATTGATTATGAGCCTGTAAGCACAAACTTAAGCgtttctgtgagatatttgaatGGGAGTTCGAGTAGTATTTCGTTTGTGATTGATTTGAGGACTGTGCTGCCTGAATGGGTTAAGGTTGGATTCTCTGGTTCAACTGGACAAGTTGTTGAAGTACACAGGATTCTTTCCTGGTCTTTCAATTCAACTTTCTACTAGCTGCCTTTGAAGcatcatcttttctatcttttgttattattgtttgtGGTCTTTATTTATGTCTTCACTATCATTCAATGTTGAAAGTAAGTCTATTAAACTTGGCATTTCTACTTCTATCAAATTGAATGACATTGCTGTAATGCCCTGAAAAGTAGGACTGTGAATCGTTATAATTGCACGTCGCGTGCTTATAttagcttcttcttcatcatttatAATTCTTCACATTTAACCAGTTCtgcaataaaaaagaaataaaagagttgGGTACGTGAAGAATTGAAGATAGTTAAGCTATTGAAACACTTCATGATATATAGTGAGGTGATGATCAACATTTACTATTATATTTGTCTTATacctaaatttaatataattcattttctatttttttttaaactgaaaATGTTGGCTTCTTTTATTCCTATTATTCTCTTACGATTTCAACTTGTTAAAAAGTTTCAACGTAACTAGGTTATGTGTTAATTGGTTCGCATATCCGCCTAATAAGCTTTCGTTTTTTAGGGGGGAAAAAAAACTTATAGTTTGGTAATATTAGTGGTGTCAAAAATCTCCCGTAAGCGGGGATTTTCGCGGAGACCGTCTCGAATGGGGTTCCAATGGTGGAAAAAATTTTTTCACAGGAATAGAGATGAGGAGCAAAATTTCTCCAAGACAGGTGTAAAGACCTGAGTGGGGATTTCTGCCCATCCCCGATAATTTTTCAAATGTTTGAAATTTCTTAAATAacattactttatttttaatatagaaaaTCTTTTTAGTAATTTCACCAATTAAAAAATCCTAACCCTATTATTCAGTCTTCCCTATTTACTGTGTTGTTTGCTGCGCCATCTACTTTCTATTCCCAGTCCCAACTCTCTTCCATCTCCACTTTATTCAAACTGCAAAGTTCCCACAGCACCATACGCCGTTCTCTCCCACAGTCCCAACTCTCTTCAGTCTCCACTTGGTCTCACAGCATCAAATTTTTACTTAATGTGTAAAATTCTTATTTATGATGTATGTTAacatatttatatttgtgttatTTTAACAGAGAACATGGAGATATTTGTTGGAAGCTATATAGAGTATGCTGGCCATCAAAGAATACTTGATGTTAAAGACtatatctttttgtttttttagaatgaaagttatattttaaaattttattttatggactatAATTTGCTATGTTGTATTTCTGGACTTATAATcttggataagatatgtttgtgtgtttgtaatagtattttgtagtttattttttatttttttgatattttttactataattttcatatgaataatAAATATAAGGGGATGGAAAATGGGGACCCGCGAGAAACACGGCGAACACAGAGAATTGGAATGGGGACAATTATCCCCCTATGACGGGAATTGGGGATTAATTTTGGGGGCGGGAACGGGACGGGGAGGCATCCCCGCCCCGCCTCCcgcccccgccccgccccgcctcaTTGACATCTCTAGGTAATATATAACAGAATTCACTATTCGAAAAATTCCGGGGttgacaaaaaattttttttaaatattattaataaaataatttttaaataatttaaaaatatgataaaaaaattaataaatattatatttcttataaatgacaaaaatttttatatttaacaaataacTTATCCATTCGATCTAAATTGTTGtgacaatatttaaataaatattaattaatttttattttatagtaatttAGAATTTAACATTAAGCGTTTAtgatttaaaaatctaaaatttaagataaataaaataattttataagattCGCTGAACAAAGCTCCTTAACAATTAACATTACCTTTTTTATATGAACttacctttttaaatttttaatccaattaaattatttaattttttcttgaaGCTaagtaataattaatatttataatatctcACAtggtctaaaataaaaatttgatcattttcatctcttaaattagttttaaaattgaattaaatccACTTAATTTCTTATATATGAATATCTTGTTTAGTTTACGAGTATGTTACAAGGTTCCGTTAGAGACGCCTGCTTTTCTTTTAGGTCTAAAAGATTAGACTTAAAAGGTTGCATAAAAACCTGCAACTTAAAAAAAccattttaggtttttttttttttttgggtcaactCATCAGGCAAACCATTTAAATCTCGGAGGATGTTAACGATTTAAGAGATGTGAAAGGTAATTATTGGCATAATGAAGAGTTCAACACAGACACTACAAATATCATTCTCTAATGCAAACTCCAAACGATTCCAAGTTAATTA
Coding sequences:
- the LOC112735499 gene encoding lectin 7-like — its product is MAIITHINSWIQIMTIAFLMLIHNVNSASFTFPNFWSPTKDIVFEGDADYSNGGLTLTKIVNSAPIGNSAGRASYSSPVRLWDANTGNLAAFTTTFSFTVEPFLYKPFGDGIAFFIAPFVSELPKNSSGGYLGLFNADTALNSYKNQIVGVEFDSFSNAWDPNTAHIGIDVNSIASVTTTPWQPGNVASATIDYEPVSTNLSVSVRYLNGSSSSISFVIDLRTVLPEWVKVGFSGSTGQVVEVHRILSWSFNSTFY